One Triticum dicoccoides isolate Atlit2015 ecotype Zavitan chromosome 5B, WEW_v2.0, whole genome shotgun sequence genomic window carries:
- the LOC119305381 gene encoding phosphatidylinositol 4-phosphate 5-kinase 6-like isoform X1 produces MASTGKKMNQIPAPAGRLWEASIRKLTTIRRGASAFPAAVAGVDGMVDPAGTLTVTSSSTVYQYSGSEDADGAAAEEAEEEEAGSSLGEPSHSEQLLDSGDFYQGDLRGDLPHGTGKFLWTDGSMYEGAWRCGRAAGRGKFSWPSGATYEGDLAGGYMHGQGTYIGEFGDTFAGLWANNLRHGRGTQAYANGDVYDGHWRDGLQDGHGRYIWRHGHEYIGTWKAGEMHGCGTVIWSEGDRYDGSWEDAKPMGQGTFRWADGGMYIGTWCQESGVTHAKGVYYPPSGGPAVPVPREPRDAITKLLEELEVTEGKTVSLLPSQKILTWPGVEAVLKKPVWRPPEVSADQGRVSVSSVRRRSSVSDLDSLTAGEDGVEDASTRADRAWSRTLSCIRAPPRPGKKQGETISKGHRNYELMLNLQLGIRHAVGRQSAPTSLDLKSSAFDPKEKVWTRFPPEGSKHTPPHQSCDFRWKDYCPLVFRTLRKLFDVDPADYMISICGDDALLELSSPGKSGSFFYLTNDDKYMIKTMKKAEVKVLLRMLPAYYKHVRNYDNTLITKFFGLHCVKITGGIQKKVRFVIMGNLFCSRYSIHRRFDLKGSSLGRMTDKPLDQIDETTTLKDLDLNFIFRLAGSWFQEFCRQVDRDCELLEQERIMDYSLLVGVHFKDRCKDTLIIRCFTLQFSFTHLRLLTSCQLLHCIHLDIGKHGPHLCRKAQEKLGISMPSRVENIVRNPESESLLIGEPTGEFQDVILFFGIIDILQDYDISKKLEHAYKSMQYDPNSISAVDPKQYCKRFRDFIFRAFAEDVQ; encoded by the exons ATGGCGTCGACGGGGAAGAAGATGAACCAGATCCCTGCGCCGGCCGGCCGCCTCTGGGAGGCCAGCATCCGCAAGCTCACCACCATCCGCCGCGGCGCTTCGGCCtttcccgccgccgtcgccggcgtcgACGGCATGGTTGACCCTGCTGGAACCCTCACCGTCACCTCCTCCAGCACCGTCTACCAGTACAGCGGCAGCGAGGACGCCGACGGTGCAGCCGCCGAggaggctgaggaggaggaggcggggtcCTCGCTCGGGGAGCCCAGCCACTCGGAGCAGCTGCTCGACAGCGGGGACTTTTACCAGGGCGACCTGCGCGGGGACCTCCCGCACGGCACCGGCAAGTTCCTCTGGACGGACGGCAGCATGTATGAGGGCGCCTGGCGTTGCGGCCGCGCAGCCGGCCGCGGCAAGTTCTCCTGGCCCTCGGGCGCTACCTACGAGGGCGACCTCGCCGGCGGCTACATGCACGGCCAGGGCACCTACATTGGCGAGTTCGGGGACACCTTCGCCGGGCTCTGGGCCAACAACCTCCGCCACGGCCGCGGCACGCAGGCCTACGCCAACGGCGACGTCTACGACGGCCACTGGCGCGACGGCCTGCAGGACGGTCACGGCCGGTACATCTGGCGCCACGGCCACGAGTACATCGGCACCTGGAAGGCCGGCGAGATGCACGGCTGCGGAACCGTGATCTGGTCAGAAGGCGACCGCTACGACGGCTCCTGGGAGGACGCCAAGCCCATGGGCCAGGGCACGTTCCGGTGGGCCGACGGCGGCATGTACATCGGCACCTGGTGCCAGGAGTCCGGCGTCACGCACGCCAAGGGCGTTTACTACCCGCCGTCTGGAGGCCCCGCGGTGCCCGTGCCCCGGGAGCCCCGCGACGCCATCACCAAGTTGCTGGAGGAGCTGGAGGTTACCGAGGGAAAGACGGTGTCTCTGCTGCCATCGCAGAAGATCCTGACATGGCCCGGGGTGGAGGCCGTGCTGAAGAAGCCTGTGTGGCGGCCGCCGGAGGTCAGCGCCGACCAAGGGAGGGTGTCGGTGTCGAGCGTGCGCCGGAGAAGCAGCGTGTCGGACCTCGACAGTCTCACAGCGGGGGAGGACGGCGTCGAGGATGCCAGCACTCGGGCAGACCGGGCATGGTCGCGGACGCTCTCGTGCATTCGCGCGCCGCCAAGGCCGGGGAAGAAGCAGGGGGAGACCATATCAAAGGGGCACAGGAACTACGAGCTCATGCTCAACTTGCAGCTCGGCATCAG GCATGCTGTGGGAAGGCAATCAGCGCCGACATCACTGGATCTCAAATCATCAGCATTTGATCCCAAAGAGAAGGTGTGGACAAGGTTTCCTCCCGAAGGATCCAAGCACACGCCGCCTCACCAATCGTGTGATTTCCGGTGGAAGGACTACTGCCCGTTGGTTTTCAG GACATTGCGCAAGCTCTTCGACGTCGACCCCGCGGATTACATGATCTCGATATGCGGGGATGATGCGCTCCTGGAGCTCTCATCACCCGGCAAAAGTGGAAGCTTCTTCTACCTCACCAACGACGACAAGTACATGATCAAAACAATGAAGAAAGCAGAGGTCAAG GTGCTTCTTAGGATGCTTCCGGCCTATTATAAACACGTccgcaattacgacaacactctaaTAACAAAGTTCTTTGGCCTGCACTGTGTTAAAATCACAGGGGGCATTCAGAAAAAG GTTCGGTTCGTGATAATGGGGAACCTTTTCTGCTCTCGCTATTCAATCCATCGGCGTTTTGACTTGAAAGGATCTTCGCTTGGGCGCATGACAGACAAGCCCCTTGATCAGATTGACGAAACCACCACGCTCAAGGATCTTGATCTCAATTTCATTTTCCGGTTAGCAGGATCCTGGTTCCAGGAATTCTGCAG GCAAGTGGACAGAGATTGCGAGTTGCTGGAGCAGGAGCGGATCATGGATTACAGTCTTTTGGTCGGCGTTCATTTCAAGGATCGGTGCAAAGATACGTT AATCATAAGATGCTTTACATTGCAGTTTTCCTTTACTCATCTTAGGCTGCTCACTTCATGCCAACTTCTGCATTGCATTCATCTTGATATTGGCAAACATGGACCTCATTTGTGCAGAAAAGCACAAGAAAAACTAGGCATTAGCATGCCCTCAAGGGTGGAGAACATAGTGAGAAATCCTGAAAGTGAATCCCTGCTCATCGGCGAGCCCACGGGTGAATTCCAGGATGTGATCCTCTTCTTCGGGATCATCGACATCCTGCAAGACTACGATATCAGCAAGAAGCTCGAGCATGCCTACAAATCCATGCAGTACGATCCCAACTCCATATCCGCGGTCGACCCGAAGCAGTACTGCAAGCGATTCCGAGACTTCATTTTCAGGGCTTTCGCGGAGGATGTACAGTAG
- the LOC119305381 gene encoding phosphatidylinositol 4-phosphate 5-kinase 6-like isoform X6, with protein MASTGKKMNQIPAPAGRLWEASIRKLTTIRRGASAFPAAVAGVDGMVDPAGTLTVTSSSTVYQYSGSEDADGAAAEEAEEEEAGSSLGEPSHSEQLLDSGDFYQGDLRGDLPHGTGKFLWTDGSMYEGAWRCGRAAGRGKFSWPSGATYEGDLAGGYMHGQGTYIGEFGDTFAGLWANNLRHGRGTQAYANGDVYDGHWRDGLQDGHGRYIWRHGHEYIGTWKAGEMHGCGTVIWSEGDRYDGSWEDAKPMGQGTFRWADGGMYIGTWCQESGVTHAKGVYYPPSGGPAVPVPREPRDAITKLLEELEVTEGKTVSLLPSQKILTWPGVEAVLKKPVWRPPEVSADQGRVSVSSVRRRSSVSDLDSLTAGEDGVEDASTRADRAWSRTLSCIRAPPRPGKKQGETISKGHRNYELMLNLQLGIRHAVGRQSAPTSLDLKSSAFDPKEKVWTRFPPEGSKHTPPHQSCDFRWKDYCPLVFRTLRKLFDVDPADYMISICGDDALLELSSPGKSGSFFYLTNDDKYMIKTMKKAEVKVLLRMLPAYYKHVRNYDNTLITKFFGLHCVKITGGIQKKVRFVIMGNLFCSRYSIHRRFDLKGSSLGRMTDKPLDQIDETTTLKDLDLNFIFRLAGSWFQEFCRQVDRDCELLEQERIMDYSLLVGVHFKDRCKDTGNADNGTPTTTDEDSEQKRKAQEKLGISMPSRVENIVRNPESESLLIGEPTGEFQDVILFFGIIDILQDYDISKKLEHAYKSMQYDPNSISAVDPKQYCKRFRDFIFRAFAEDVQ; from the exons ATGGCGTCGACGGGGAAGAAGATGAACCAGATCCCTGCGCCGGCCGGCCGCCTCTGGGAGGCCAGCATCCGCAAGCTCACCACCATCCGCCGCGGCGCTTCGGCCtttcccgccgccgtcgccggcgtcgACGGCATGGTTGACCCTGCTGGAACCCTCACCGTCACCTCCTCCAGCACCGTCTACCAGTACAGCGGCAGCGAGGACGCCGACGGTGCAGCCGCCGAggaggctgaggaggaggaggcggggtcCTCGCTCGGGGAGCCCAGCCACTCGGAGCAGCTGCTCGACAGCGGGGACTTTTACCAGGGCGACCTGCGCGGGGACCTCCCGCACGGCACCGGCAAGTTCCTCTGGACGGACGGCAGCATGTATGAGGGCGCCTGGCGTTGCGGCCGCGCAGCCGGCCGCGGCAAGTTCTCCTGGCCCTCGGGCGCTACCTACGAGGGCGACCTCGCCGGCGGCTACATGCACGGCCAGGGCACCTACATTGGCGAGTTCGGGGACACCTTCGCCGGGCTCTGGGCCAACAACCTCCGCCACGGCCGCGGCACGCAGGCCTACGCCAACGGCGACGTCTACGACGGCCACTGGCGCGACGGCCTGCAGGACGGTCACGGCCGGTACATCTGGCGCCACGGCCACGAGTACATCGGCACCTGGAAGGCCGGCGAGATGCACGGCTGCGGAACCGTGATCTGGTCAGAAGGCGACCGCTACGACGGCTCCTGGGAGGACGCCAAGCCCATGGGCCAGGGCACGTTCCGGTGGGCCGACGGCGGCATGTACATCGGCACCTGGTGCCAGGAGTCCGGCGTCACGCACGCCAAGGGCGTTTACTACCCGCCGTCTGGAGGCCCCGCGGTGCCCGTGCCCCGGGAGCCCCGCGACGCCATCACCAAGTTGCTGGAGGAGCTGGAGGTTACCGAGGGAAAGACGGTGTCTCTGCTGCCATCGCAGAAGATCCTGACATGGCCCGGGGTGGAGGCCGTGCTGAAGAAGCCTGTGTGGCGGCCGCCGGAGGTCAGCGCCGACCAAGGGAGGGTGTCGGTGTCGAGCGTGCGCCGGAGAAGCAGCGTGTCGGACCTCGACAGTCTCACAGCGGGGGAGGACGGCGTCGAGGATGCCAGCACTCGGGCAGACCGGGCATGGTCGCGGACGCTCTCGTGCATTCGCGCGCCGCCAAGGCCGGGGAAGAAGCAGGGGGAGACCATATCAAAGGGGCACAGGAACTACGAGCTCATGCTCAACTTGCAGCTCGGCATCAG GCATGCTGTGGGAAGGCAATCAGCGCCGACATCACTGGATCTCAAATCATCAGCATTTGATCCCAAAGAGAAGGTGTGGACAAGGTTTCCTCCCGAAGGATCCAAGCACACGCCGCCTCACCAATCGTGTGATTTCCGGTGGAAGGACTACTGCCCGTTGGTTTTCAG GACATTGCGCAAGCTCTTCGACGTCGACCCCGCGGATTACATGATCTCGATATGCGGGGATGATGCGCTCCTGGAGCTCTCATCACCCGGCAAAAGTGGAAGCTTCTTCTACCTCACCAACGACGACAAGTACATGATCAAAACAATGAAGAAAGCAGAGGTCAAG GTGCTTCTTAGGATGCTTCCGGCCTATTATAAACACGTccgcaattacgacaacactctaaTAACAAAGTTCTTTGGCCTGCACTGTGTTAAAATCACAGGGGGCATTCAGAAAAAG GTTCGGTTCGTGATAATGGGGAACCTTTTCTGCTCTCGCTATTCAATCCATCGGCGTTTTGACTTGAAAGGATCTTCGCTTGGGCGCATGACAGACAAGCCCCTTGATCAGATTGACGAAACCACCACGCTCAAGGATCTTGATCTCAATTTCATTTTCCGGTTAGCAGGATCCTGGTTCCAGGAATTCTGCAG GCAAGTGGACAGAGATTGCGAGTTGCTGGAGCAGGAGCGGATCATGGATTACAGTCTTTTGGTCGGCGTTCATTTCAAGGATCGGTGCAAAGATAC CGGCAATGCTGACAATGGCACACCTACTACCACGGATGAAGATTCTGAGCAAAAAAG AAAAGCACAAGAAAAACTAGGCATTAGCATGCCCTCAAGGGTGGAGAACATAGTGAGAAATCCTGAAAGTGAATCCCTGCTCATCGGCGAGCCCACGGGTGAATTCCAGGATGTGATCCTCTTCTTCGGGATCATCGACATCCTGCAAGACTACGATATCAGCAAGAAGCTCGAGCATGCCTACAAATCCATGCAGTACGATCCCAACTCCATATCCGCGGTCGACCCGAAGCAGTACTGCAAGCGATTCCGAGACTTCATTTTCAGGGCTTTCGCGGAGGATGTACAGTAG
- the LOC119305381 gene encoding phosphatidylinositol 4-phosphate 5-kinase 6-like isoform X8, with product MASTGKKMNQIPAPAGRLWEASIRKLTTIRRGASAFPAAVAGVDAAEEAEEEEAGSSLGEPSHSEQLLDSGDFYQGDLRGDLPHGTGKFLWTDGSMYEGAWRCGRAAGRGKFSWPSGATYEGDLAGGYMHGQGTYIGEFGDTFAGLWANNLRHGRGTQAYANGDVYDGHWRDGLQDGHGRYIWRHGHEYIGTWKAGEMHGCGTVIWSEGDRYDGSWEDAKPMGQGTFRWADGGMYIGTWCQESGVTHAKGVYYPPSGGPAVPVPREPRDAITKLLEELEVTEGKTVSLLPSQKILTWPGVEAVLKKPVWRPPEVSADQGRVSVSSVRRRSSVSDLDSLTAGEDGVEDASTRADRAWSRTLSCIRAPPRPGKKQGETISKGHRNYELMLNLQLGIRHAVGRQSAPTSLDLKSSAFDPKEKVWTRFPPEGSKHTPPHQSCDFRWKDYCPLVFRTLRKLFDVDPADYMISICGDDALLELSSPGKSGSFFYLTNDDKYMIKTMKKAEVKVLLRMLPAYYKHVRNYDNTLITKFFGLHCVKITGGIQKKVRFVIMGNLFCSRYSIHRRFDLKGSSLGRMTDKPLDQIDETTTLKDLDLNFIFRLAGSWFQEFCRQVDRDCELLEQERIMDYSLLVGVHFKDRCKDTLLLTSCQLLHCIHLDIGKHGPHLCRKAQEKLGISMPSRVENIVRNPESESLLIGEPTGEFQDVILFFGIIDILQDYDISKKLEHAYKSMQYDPNSISAVDPKQYCKRFRDFIFRAFAEDVQ from the exons ATGGCGTCGACGGGGAAGAAGATGAACCAGATCCCTGCGCCGGCCGGCCGCCTCTGGGAGGCCAGCATCCGCAAGCTCACCACCATCCGCCGCGGCGCTTCGGCCtttcccgccgccgtcgccggcgtcgACG CCGCCGAggaggctgaggaggaggaggcggggtcCTCGCTCGGGGAGCCCAGCCACTCGGAGCAGCTGCTCGACAGCGGGGACTTTTACCAGGGCGACCTGCGCGGGGACCTCCCGCACGGCACCGGCAAGTTCCTCTGGACGGACGGCAGCATGTATGAGGGCGCCTGGCGTTGCGGCCGCGCAGCCGGCCGCGGCAAGTTCTCCTGGCCCTCGGGCGCTACCTACGAGGGCGACCTCGCCGGCGGCTACATGCACGGCCAGGGCACCTACATTGGCGAGTTCGGGGACACCTTCGCCGGGCTCTGGGCCAACAACCTCCGCCACGGCCGCGGCACGCAGGCCTACGCCAACGGCGACGTCTACGACGGCCACTGGCGCGACGGCCTGCAGGACGGTCACGGCCGGTACATCTGGCGCCACGGCCACGAGTACATCGGCACCTGGAAGGCCGGCGAGATGCACGGCTGCGGAACCGTGATCTGGTCAGAAGGCGACCGCTACGACGGCTCCTGGGAGGACGCCAAGCCCATGGGCCAGGGCACGTTCCGGTGGGCCGACGGCGGCATGTACATCGGCACCTGGTGCCAGGAGTCCGGCGTCACGCACGCCAAGGGCGTTTACTACCCGCCGTCTGGAGGCCCCGCGGTGCCCGTGCCCCGGGAGCCCCGCGACGCCATCACCAAGTTGCTGGAGGAGCTGGAGGTTACCGAGGGAAAGACGGTGTCTCTGCTGCCATCGCAGAAGATCCTGACATGGCCCGGGGTGGAGGCCGTGCTGAAGAAGCCTGTGTGGCGGCCGCCGGAGGTCAGCGCCGACCAAGGGAGGGTGTCGGTGTCGAGCGTGCGCCGGAGAAGCAGCGTGTCGGACCTCGACAGTCTCACAGCGGGGGAGGACGGCGTCGAGGATGCCAGCACTCGGGCAGACCGGGCATGGTCGCGGACGCTCTCGTGCATTCGCGCGCCGCCAAGGCCGGGGAAGAAGCAGGGGGAGACCATATCAAAGGGGCACAGGAACTACGAGCTCATGCTCAACTTGCAGCTCGGCATCAG GCATGCTGTGGGAAGGCAATCAGCGCCGACATCACTGGATCTCAAATCATCAGCATTTGATCCCAAAGAGAAGGTGTGGACAAGGTTTCCTCCCGAAGGATCCAAGCACACGCCGCCTCACCAATCGTGTGATTTCCGGTGGAAGGACTACTGCCCGTTGGTTTTCAG GACATTGCGCAAGCTCTTCGACGTCGACCCCGCGGATTACATGATCTCGATATGCGGGGATGATGCGCTCCTGGAGCTCTCATCACCCGGCAAAAGTGGAAGCTTCTTCTACCTCACCAACGACGACAAGTACATGATCAAAACAATGAAGAAAGCAGAGGTCAAG GTGCTTCTTAGGATGCTTCCGGCCTATTATAAACACGTccgcaattacgacaacactctaaTAACAAAGTTCTTTGGCCTGCACTGTGTTAAAATCACAGGGGGCATTCAGAAAAAG GTTCGGTTCGTGATAATGGGGAACCTTTTCTGCTCTCGCTATTCAATCCATCGGCGTTTTGACTTGAAAGGATCTTCGCTTGGGCGCATGACAGACAAGCCCCTTGATCAGATTGACGAAACCACCACGCTCAAGGATCTTGATCTCAATTTCATTTTCCGGTTAGCAGGATCCTGGTTCCAGGAATTCTGCAG GCAAGTGGACAGAGATTGCGAGTTGCTGGAGCAGGAGCGGATCATGGATTACAGTCTTTTGGTCGGCGTTCATTTCAAGGATCGGTGCAAAGATACGTT GCTGCTCACTTCATGCCAACTTCTGCATTGCATTCATCTTGATATTGGCAAACATGGACCTCATTTGTGCAGAAAAGCACAAGAAAAACTAGGCATTAGCATGCCCTCAAGGGTGGAGAACATAGTGAGAAATCCTGAAAGTGAATCCCTGCTCATCGGCGAGCCCACGGGTGAATTCCAGGATGTGATCCTCTTCTTCGGGATCATCGACATCCTGCAAGACTACGATATCAGCAAGAAGCTCGAGCATGCCTACAAATCCATGCAGTACGATCCCAACTCCATATCCGCGGTCGACCCGAAGCAGTACTGCAAGCGATTCCGAGACTTCATTTTCAGGGCTTTCGCGGAGGATGTACAGTAG
- the LOC119305381 gene encoding phosphatidylinositol 4-phosphate 5-kinase 6-like isoform X3 → MASTGKKMNQIPAPAGRLWEASIRKLTTIRRGASAFPAAVAGVDGMVDPAGTLTVTSSSTVYQYSGSEDADGAAAEEAEEEEAGSSLGEPSHSEQLLDSGDFYQGDLRGDLPHGTGKFLWTDGSMYEGAWRCGRAAGRGKFSWPSGATYEGDLAGGYMHGQGTYIGEFGDTFAGLWANNLRHGRGTQAYANGDVYDGHWRDGLQDGHGRYIWRHGHEYIGTWKAGEMHGCGTVIWSEGDRYDGSWEDAKPMGQGTFRWADGGMYIGTWCQESGVTHAKGVYYPPSGGPAVPVPREPRDAITKLLEELEVTEGKTVSLLPSQKILTWPGVEAVLKKPVWRPPEVSADQGRVSVSSVRRRSSVSDLDSLTAGEDGVEDASTRADRAWSRTLSCIRAPPRPGKKQGETISKGHRNYELMLNLQLGIRHAVGRQSAPTSLDLKSSAFDPKEKVWTRFPPEGSKHTPPHQSCDFRWKDYCPLVFRTLRKLFDVDPADYMISICGDDALLELSSPGKSGSFFYLTNDDKYMIKTMKKAEVKVLLRMLPAYYKHVRNYDNTLITKFFGLHCVKITGGIQKKVRFVIMGNLFCSRYSIHRRFDLKGSSLGRMTDKPLDQIDETTTLKDLDLNFIFRLAGSWFQEFCRQVDRDCELLEQERIMDYSLLVGVHFKDRCKDTLLLTSCQLLHCIHLDIGKHGPHLCRKAQEKLGISMPSRVENIVRNPESESLLIGEPTGEFQDVILFFGIIDILQDYDISKKLEHAYKSMQYDPNSISAVDPKQYCKRFRDFIFRAFAEDVQ, encoded by the exons ATGGCGTCGACGGGGAAGAAGATGAACCAGATCCCTGCGCCGGCCGGCCGCCTCTGGGAGGCCAGCATCCGCAAGCTCACCACCATCCGCCGCGGCGCTTCGGCCtttcccgccgccgtcgccggcgtcgACGGCATGGTTGACCCTGCTGGAACCCTCACCGTCACCTCCTCCAGCACCGTCTACCAGTACAGCGGCAGCGAGGACGCCGACGGTGCAGCCGCCGAggaggctgaggaggaggaggcggggtcCTCGCTCGGGGAGCCCAGCCACTCGGAGCAGCTGCTCGACAGCGGGGACTTTTACCAGGGCGACCTGCGCGGGGACCTCCCGCACGGCACCGGCAAGTTCCTCTGGACGGACGGCAGCATGTATGAGGGCGCCTGGCGTTGCGGCCGCGCAGCCGGCCGCGGCAAGTTCTCCTGGCCCTCGGGCGCTACCTACGAGGGCGACCTCGCCGGCGGCTACATGCACGGCCAGGGCACCTACATTGGCGAGTTCGGGGACACCTTCGCCGGGCTCTGGGCCAACAACCTCCGCCACGGCCGCGGCACGCAGGCCTACGCCAACGGCGACGTCTACGACGGCCACTGGCGCGACGGCCTGCAGGACGGTCACGGCCGGTACATCTGGCGCCACGGCCACGAGTACATCGGCACCTGGAAGGCCGGCGAGATGCACGGCTGCGGAACCGTGATCTGGTCAGAAGGCGACCGCTACGACGGCTCCTGGGAGGACGCCAAGCCCATGGGCCAGGGCACGTTCCGGTGGGCCGACGGCGGCATGTACATCGGCACCTGGTGCCAGGAGTCCGGCGTCACGCACGCCAAGGGCGTTTACTACCCGCCGTCTGGAGGCCCCGCGGTGCCCGTGCCCCGGGAGCCCCGCGACGCCATCACCAAGTTGCTGGAGGAGCTGGAGGTTACCGAGGGAAAGACGGTGTCTCTGCTGCCATCGCAGAAGATCCTGACATGGCCCGGGGTGGAGGCCGTGCTGAAGAAGCCTGTGTGGCGGCCGCCGGAGGTCAGCGCCGACCAAGGGAGGGTGTCGGTGTCGAGCGTGCGCCGGAGAAGCAGCGTGTCGGACCTCGACAGTCTCACAGCGGGGGAGGACGGCGTCGAGGATGCCAGCACTCGGGCAGACCGGGCATGGTCGCGGACGCTCTCGTGCATTCGCGCGCCGCCAAGGCCGGGGAAGAAGCAGGGGGAGACCATATCAAAGGGGCACAGGAACTACGAGCTCATGCTCAACTTGCAGCTCGGCATCAG GCATGCTGTGGGAAGGCAATCAGCGCCGACATCACTGGATCTCAAATCATCAGCATTTGATCCCAAAGAGAAGGTGTGGACAAGGTTTCCTCCCGAAGGATCCAAGCACACGCCGCCTCACCAATCGTGTGATTTCCGGTGGAAGGACTACTGCCCGTTGGTTTTCAG GACATTGCGCAAGCTCTTCGACGTCGACCCCGCGGATTACATGATCTCGATATGCGGGGATGATGCGCTCCTGGAGCTCTCATCACCCGGCAAAAGTGGAAGCTTCTTCTACCTCACCAACGACGACAAGTACATGATCAAAACAATGAAGAAAGCAGAGGTCAAG GTGCTTCTTAGGATGCTTCCGGCCTATTATAAACACGTccgcaattacgacaacactctaaTAACAAAGTTCTTTGGCCTGCACTGTGTTAAAATCACAGGGGGCATTCAGAAAAAG GTTCGGTTCGTGATAATGGGGAACCTTTTCTGCTCTCGCTATTCAATCCATCGGCGTTTTGACTTGAAAGGATCTTCGCTTGGGCGCATGACAGACAAGCCCCTTGATCAGATTGACGAAACCACCACGCTCAAGGATCTTGATCTCAATTTCATTTTCCGGTTAGCAGGATCCTGGTTCCAGGAATTCTGCAG GCAAGTGGACAGAGATTGCGAGTTGCTGGAGCAGGAGCGGATCATGGATTACAGTCTTTTGGTCGGCGTTCATTTCAAGGATCGGTGCAAAGATACGTT GCTGCTCACTTCATGCCAACTTCTGCATTGCATTCATCTTGATATTGGCAAACATGGACCTCATTTGTGCAGAAAAGCACAAGAAAAACTAGGCATTAGCATGCCCTCAAGGGTGGAGAACATAGTGAGAAATCCTGAAAGTGAATCCCTGCTCATCGGCGAGCCCACGGGTGAATTCCAGGATGTGATCCTCTTCTTCGGGATCATCGACATCCTGCAAGACTACGATATCAGCAAGAAGCTCGAGCATGCCTACAAATCCATGCAGTACGATCCCAACTCCATATCCGCGGTCGACCCGAAGCAGTACTGCAAGCGATTCCGAGACTTCATTTTCAGGGCTTTCGCGGAGGATGTACAGTAG